A genome region from Maniola jurtina chromosome 22, ilManJurt1.1, whole genome shotgun sequence includes the following:
- the LOC123876969 gene encoding uncharacterized protein LOC123876969: MTSVSLEFLQDLIKEEHPDVTLQDFEGAPGSKRGDNYTSMVYRISLKGSRKHTESDGTEIIEPWQGSLIYKCLPESIICRQTFKSDELFCNEVAFYNKIWPALSTFQSKWEKVTHPFKSIPKCYLAQNDLVVLKDLKEMGFVMTDRRQGLSMEQCYFVLKHISHFHALSLAMKYYDPEGFYDLLNVHDGISEVFFLTENIEYYKSYYTEAIRNAISMVEEELQESPDKDKYLEPFKRFCCEDTFFQTMVDRVTPREPLAVICHGDCWTNNLLFKYVNGDIAEMYIVDFQLARYASPASDLAFFIYLCLDKEQRLEHLDDLLSYYTDELYARLSEMSDGNILDKETLSDMLQEEFKRSSLFGLGSALDMYPILTCDSNEAPNLYQEKESEVVSPSDMMPVLSSNARCRRKMTDLVIELVDGGLL, encoded by the exons GGTGCTCCGGGATCCAAGCGTGGAGACAACTATACCTCAATGGTATACCGGATAAGTCTGAAAGGTAGCCGCAAACATACAGAATCTGACGGCACTGAGATCATAGAACCTTGGCAAGGTTCCCTAATATACAAATGCTTACCAGAAAGCATAATATGCCGTCAAACCTTCAAGAGTGACGAGCTGTTCTGCAACGAGGTAGCTTTCTACAACAAAATATGGCCAGCATTGTCCACTTTCCAGAGCAAATGGGAGAAGGTTACGCATCCATTCAAGTCCATACCAAAATGTTACTTGGCGCAAAACGATTTGGTAGTCCTGAAAGATTTGAAGGAGATGGGTTTCGTTATGACGGACCGGAGACAAGGGTTGAGCATGGAGCAATGCTACTTCGTGTTGAAGCACATATCACATTTCCATGCTCTTTCTTTGGCTATGAAGTATTATGATCCTGAGGGTTTCTACGATTTGCTTAACGTTCATGATGGCATTTCAGAAG TATTTTTTCTCACGGAGAACATAGAATATTACAAGAGTTACTACACAGAAGCGATTCGCAATGCCATCAGCATGGTGGAAGAGGAGCTCCAAGAATCTCCAGACAAGGACAAGTATCTGGAACCCTTCAAACGGTTCTGCTGTGAGGACACCTTCTTTCAGACCATGGTGGACAGAGTGACTCCTCGAGAGCCATTGGCTGTCATCTGCCATGGCGACTGCTGGACGAATAATCTTCTATTCAAATATGTCAATGGTGATATTGCTGAG ATGTACATAGTGGATTTCCAACTGGCACGTTACGCGTCACCAGCCTCCGACCTGGCCTTCTTCATCTACCTGTGCCTGGACAAGGAACAGCGTTTAGAACACCTGGATGACTTGCTGAGCTATTATACTGATGAGCTTTATGCTCGCCTGAGCGAGATGAGCGATGGGAATATACTGGATAAAGAGACGTTATCTGACAT GTTGCAGGAAGAATTCAAAAGGAGCAGCCTGTTTGGGTTGGGCAGTGCCTTAGATATGTACCCCATCCTTACGTGCGACAGCAATGAAGCACCCAATCTTTATCAGGAAAAG GAAAGCGAAGTGGTCTCGCCATCAGACATGATGCCAGTCCTGTCGTCCAACGCGCGGTGCCGGAGGAAAATGACAGATCTCGTCATAGAGCTGGTGGACGGGGGACTTTTGTGA
- the LOC123876959 gene encoding inverted formin-2, translating into MESRVGLDYIVEHAEYAGKLAAALTSPTAAVKKQVFELLSALCVYNADGYARAVDTLDRYKALKGDRYRLTVVVEELKNATTIDYKTALVAFINCLIISAPRLPDRIRVRNEFIGLGLLPTLSNLRHEAASHPNLGVQLDVFEEQRESDEAQGPGGINLNSHLDVFYAILKQVSDTPQEIPFLSILQHLLRIDPKEAVSDIVWDTAETLVHRATLLETREDAAKLLRAPSVQAKMGCTCQHRDLSGSNRKQSLQRALSPPPPPPPAPAPPPAAPPPPLPPAPPAPPAPPALRGAPPPPPLGAPIPPPAPAPVITLPQQETPLPKTKMKTINWNKIPSNKVVGQNNIWSIVASSHKHSPKTELDWSEIEGLFCQQVQPPGSAGSSPRLGRSPICDSSGERKPRKEPSEITLLDGKRSLNVNIFLKQFRSSNEDIIQLIREGAHDDIGTEKLRGLLKILPEIDESEMLKSFTGDVTKLGNAEKFLLQLIQLPNYKLRIECMLLKEEWASTAGYLESAINAILVAGDDLMSSRAIQEILYIALIAGNFLNAGGYAGGAAGVKLSSLQKLSDIRANKPGMNLMHYVAMQAERKNKELIHFADDIRVLEEASKASVEQLHNEINTLSLRISTLKRDIQATTHLDIKEQMWDFLQVAEREVSALNKDMEEVESMRKQLAEFFCEDPVSFKLEECFKIFVTFCSKFRSAVSDNERRRAHEEQAAARRRARDQAAINVAKTRAGGSVCSTPVSECESLMESLLLDIRNGLGRRSLRKPHDMSPSPDVTPTGSLRRRSRASPGDDEDGLLEFLRHSSPAANELRERSAWGSLDRSWSRRGPVRARLEIPDRERERPASPRASPPSPPSPAAPDATTAKPKEWRQKIESWLRASSEEERRPRRSPLSLHTTALHRRSLENDSESERSTTLDTLAEGRAEWRPAVPTDNDLVRAIEAVEDVQPKPKERLPWRKTEENEEMRRLRRQRSRPQIESPQPLVSISEEDKRKLPDITVTTAKDHKTDKSDRVGIDSDNIETPPVQRKMFNPPPEREPCRKFHPSLSSSSLTDKASAEMKDLCQEILGDGQFDRFSAARRTRRYKRTPESSSPEEEKKPDVSSELVAETQVIRPSKLDIQASYPVDTPKETAVAKPVEEVVKEEKEVRLKRWQDRLKNQSTQSTDKTPTKDNKSVPYSRMRRQTSINQEDVQKAIRELKSPTQTPTGVWSRSAYRKSLNTKTERAPTTERTTSPRIPKVKSEHELNDEGFEETQSLNSESASQGASSGCNMECESPTPKKVKEIPKKIASKETKTPPRTPLDPKRPFAKRASSLRVERSTSRASLRSSRSSLNSSASVATVKRAPPAPAKPAPKPIPKPISRLPASRSSSSGSSVGARPLMKTAAKSSGFMRPTQASKGRGSTPPTGLKTSVK; encoded by the exons ATGGAGAGCCGCGTGGGCCTGGACTACATAGTGGAGCACGCGGAGTACGCTGGCAAACTAGCGGCCGCGCTCACGTCGCCCACTGCAGCTGTCAAGAAACAA GTATTCGAGTTGCTGTCAGCGCTGTGCGTTTATAATGCGGATGGATACGCTCGAGCGGTCGACACACTTGACAGATACAAG GCTCTCAAAGGCGATCGGTACCGACTGACCGTGGTGGTAGAAGAACTGAAGAATGCCACCACCATCGACTACAAGACCGCGCTCGTGGCCTTCATCAACTGCCTCATCATATCAGCTCCCCGCCTTCCAGACAGGATTCGAGTTAGAAACGAGTTTATTG GACTTGGACTACTTCCCACACTTAGTAATCTAAG GCATGAAGCTGCCAGTCACCCGAACTTGGGCGTCCAACTCGACGTGTTCGAGGAGCAGCGGGAGAGCGACGAGGCGCAAGGCCCTGGAGGGATCAATCTCAACTCACATCTCGACGTCTTCTACGCTATTTTGAAAcag GTTTCAGATACACCACAAGAAATCCCATTCCTGAGCATCCTACAACACTTGCTTCGGATAGACCCCAAGGAGGCAGTCAGTGATATAGTTTGGGACACGGCGGAGACGCTGGTACACAGGGCTACTCTCTTGGAGACGAGGGAAGACGCTGCCAAACTCCTCAGAGCGCCTAGTGTTCAG GCTAAAATGGGGTGCACATGTCAACACAGAGACCTGTCGGGTTCGAATCGCAAACAGAGTCTACAGCGGGCCTTGTCACCaccaccgccgccgccgcccgctcCCGCGCCTCCTCCTG CTGCCCCGCCGCCACCGctaccgcccgcgccgcccgcacCCCCCGCGCCCCCCGCTCTTCGTGGTGCACCCCCTCCCCCGCCCCTCGGCGCGCCCATCCCACCCCCCGCACCCGCGCCCGTCATCACGCTGCCCCAGCAGGAGACCCCGCTACCCAAGACCAAGATGAAGACCATCAATTGGAACAAAATACCCAGCAATAAG gtGGTTGGCCAAAACAACATTTGGTCAATAGTAGCATCGAGTCACAAGCATTCGCCAAAGACAGAACTGGATTGGAGTGAGATCGAAGGACTTTTCTGCCAGCAG GTTCAACCACCAGGATCAGCCGGGTCCTCACCACGCCTTGGGCGAAGCCCCATCTGTGACAGCTCCGGGGAAAGGAAACCGAGGAAGGAGCCTTCTGAGATCACACTCCTGGATGGCAAACGGAGCTTAAACGTCAACATATTCTTAAAGCAGTTCCGAAG TTCCAATGAAGACATAATTCAGCTAATACGCGAAGGTGCTCACGACGATATTGGTACAGAAAAGCTGCGCGGCCTTCTCAAGATCCTTCCCGAGATAGACGAGTCCGAGATGCTGAAATCGTTTACCGGTGATGTCACCAAGCTGGGCAATGCTGAGAAATTCCTGCTGCAACTTATCCAGCTACCCAA CTACAAATTACGGATAGAATGCATGCTGCTGAAAGAGGAATGGGCGTCGACTGCTGGCTACCTGGAGAGTGCCATCAACGCGATATTGGTAGCTGGAGACGATCTGATGTCTTCTAGGGCCATCCAG GAAATCCTCTACATCGCGCTGATAGCCGGCAACTTCCTGAACGCGGGCGGGTACGCGGGCGGCGCCGCGGGCGTCAAGCTGTCTTCCCTGCAGAAGCTATCTGACATCCGCGCCAACAAGCCCGGCATGAACCTGATGCACTACGTTGCTATG CAAGCAGAACGCAAGAACAAAGAACTGATCCATTTCGCTGACGACATCCGAGTTTTGGAAGAGGCTTCAAAAGCGAGCGTGGAACAGCTTCACAACGAAATCAACACCCTCTCCCTCCGGATAAGCACTCTGAAGAGGGACATACAAGCCACCACGCATCTTGACATCAAGGAGCAGATGTGGGATTTCTTGCAG GTTGCTGAAAGAGAAGTATCGGCTCTCAACAAAGATATGGAAGAAGTGGAGAGTATGAGGAAACAGCTCGCAGAGTTCTTTTGTGAAGATCCAGTCTCTTTCAAACTTGAGGAATGCTTTAAG ATATTCGTAACCTTCTGCAGCAAGTTCCGATCCGCGGTGAGCGACAACGAGCGGCGACGAGCGCACGAGGAGCAAGCGGCTGCCAGGCGACGAGCGCGCGACCAGGCGGCGATCAATGTCGCCAAGACTAGGGCAG GTGGTAGTGTCTGCAGCACACCAGTATCGGAGTGTGAATCTCTCATGGAATCCCTGTTGCTTGATATAAGGAACGGTCTCGGACGGAGATCTTTAAGAAAGCCGCACGATATGTCACCATCACCAG ACGTAACTCCCACGGGTAGCCTGCGTCGCAGAAGCAGAGCGAGTCCAGGGGACGACGAGGACGGCTTGCTGGAGTTCCTACGACACTCGTCACCCGCTGCCAACGAGTTGAGAGAGAGAAGCGCTTGGGGAAGCCTTG ATCGATCGTGGTCGCGCCGAGGCCCGGTGCGCGCGCGGCTCGAGATCCCCGACAGAGAGCGCGAGCGGCCCGCCTCGCCGCGCGCCTCGCCGCCCTCGCCGCCCTCGCCCGCCGCGCCCGACGCCACCACCGCTAAACCTAA GGAATGGCGCCAGAAGATCGAGTCGTGGCTTCGCGCCAGCAGCGAGGAGGAGCGCCGGCCGCGCCGCTCGCCGCTCAGCCTGCACACCACCGCGCTCCATCGGCGCTCCTTGGAAAACGATTCCG AGAGCGAGCGCAGCACAACGCTGGACACGCTGGCGGAAGGGCGCGCCGAGTGGCGCCCCGCAGTGCCCACCGACAACGACCTCGTGCGTGCCATCGAAGCCGTCGAAG ATGTTCAACCAAAACCAAAAGAAAGGTTACCATGGAGAAAGACGGAAGAAAACGAAGAGATGAGGCGACTGAGACGACAACGATCGCGACCACAAATAGAATCCCCTCAGCCCCTCGTCTCCATCAGCGAGGAGGACAAGCGCAAGCTGCCAGACATTACCGTCACCACTGCCAAAGACCACAAGACAGACAAGTCGGACAGAGTCGGTATCGACTCTGACAACATTGAAACGCCACCAGTTCAAAGGAAGATGTTCAATCCTCCACCAGAAAGAGAACCATGTCGGAAATTCCATCCTTCCCTTTCAAGTTCTAGTCTCACGGATAAAGCTTCAGCGGAAATGAAGGATTTGTGTCAAGAGATATTAGGTGATGGACAGTTCGACAGATTCTCTGCAGCTAGAAGAACGAGACGATACAAACGAACCCCAGAATCGAGTTCACCTGAAGAAGAGAAGAAACCGGATGTCTCATCAGAACTAGTTGCGGAGACACAAGTGATCCGACCGTCTAAACTAGACATCCAAGCTTCATATCCTGTCGACACTCCTAAAGAGACGGCTGTGGCGAAACCGGTGGAAGAAGTAGTCAAAGAAGAGAAGGAGGTTAGGTTGAAACGTTGGCAGGACAGATTAAAAAACCAAAGTACCCAAAGCACGGATAAAACGCCAACCAAAGATAACAAATCGGTGCCATACTCGAGGATGAGGCGGCAGACTTCGATCAATCAAGAGGATGTTCAGAAAGCTATCAGAGAATTAAAATCTCCGACGCAAACACCTACCGGTGTGTGGTCAAGGAGTGCGTATAGAAAATCTCTAAACACGAAGACCGAGAGAGCGCCCACAACGGAAAGGACGACGTCACCTCGAATACCGAAAGTTAAAAGCGAGCACGAGCTCAACGACGAAGGTTTCGAGGAGACGCAAAGTCTGAATTCGGAAAGTGCATCCCAGGGAGCTTCCTCGGGTTGCAATATGGAATGTGAATCTCCTACGCCGAAGAAAGTTAAAGAAATTCCAAAGAAAATTGCTTCCAAAGAGACAAAAACGCCACCTCGGACACCGTTGGATCCGAAGCGCCCGTTCGCGAAACGGGCGAGCTCTTTAAGGGTCGAAAGGTCTACCTCCCGTGCGTCCTTACGGAGTTCCAGAAGTTCTCTGAACAGTTCTGCGTCTGTCGCTACCGTGAAGAGGGCTCCTCCAGCTCCAGCGAAACCTGCTCCAAAACCAATCCCAAAGCCAATCTCTAGACTACCTGCATCCAGGTCTTCTTCGAGCGGAAGTTCAGTAGGCGCAAGGCCGCTGATGAAAACAGCTGCCAAAAGTTCAGGGTTTATGAGACCTACTCAAGCTTCTAAAGGCAGAGGATCGACTCCTCCAACTGGCTTGAAAACcagtgtgaaataa